A genomic region of Ammospiza nelsoni isolate bAmmNel1 chromosome 3, bAmmNel1.pri, whole genome shotgun sequence contains the following coding sequences:
- the SNRPB2 gene encoding U2 small nuclear ribonucleoprotein B'' isoform X2 gives MDIRPNHTIYINNINDKIKKEELKRSLYALFSQFGHVVDIVALKTMKMRGQAFVIFKELGSSTNALRQLQGFPFYGKPMRIQYAKADSDIISKMRGTFADKEKRKEKKKAKTLEQSANAPNKKVIQGATQNSASASGTTPQNQVPDNPPNYILFLNNLPEETNEMMLSMLFNQFPGFKEVRLVPGRHDIAFVEFENENQAGAARDALQGFKITPSHAMKITYAKK, from the exons ATGGACATCAGGCCGAACCACACCATCTACATCAACAATATCAATGACAAGATCAAGAAGGAAG AGCTGAAGAGGTCCCTGTATGCGTTGTTCTCACAGTTTGGTCATGTGGTCGACATTGTGGCTTTAAAAACTATGAAGATGAGAGGACAGGCATTTGTTATATTTAAAGAACTTGGATCATCTACCAATGCTTTGAGACAGCTACAAGGCTTTCCGTTTTATGGGAAACCAATG cgTATTCAGTATGCAAAAGCAGACTCCGATATCATCTCTAAAATGCGTGGGACTTTTGCtgataaggaaaaaagaaaggaaaagaaaaaagctaaaaCTCTGGAACAGTCAGCAAATGCACCAAATAAAAAGGTTATCCAG GGAGCAACACAGAATTCAGCCAGTGCCTCAGGGACTACACCACAGAATCAG GTGCCTGATAACCCACCAAACTATATCCTTTTCCTGAATAATTTGCCTGAGGAAACAAATGAGATGATGCTGTCCATGTTATTTAATCA GTTTCCCGGATTCAAAGAAGTACGCTTAGTGCCAGGGCGCCATGACATCGCATTTGTGGAGTTTGAAAATGAGAACCAAGCAGGGGCTGCTCGAGACGCTCTCCAAGGATTCAAGATCACTCCATCTCACGCCATGAAAATCACTTATGCGAAGAAATAG
- the SNRPB2 gene encoding U2 small nuclear ribonucleoprotein B'' isoform X1: protein MSFLCCAPQIWMQLCSFDFLISPRWLSRIILVCAYTCMKIRFYIPLCNCDSLGMVEWMALQLLHYLNPSELKRSLYALFSQFGHVVDIVALKTMKMRGQAFVIFKELGSSTNALRQLQGFPFYGKPMRIQYAKADSDIISKMRGTFADKEKRKEKKKAKTLEQSANAPNKKVIQGATQNSASASGTTPQNQVPDNPPNYILFLNNLPEETNEMMLSMLFNQFPGFKEVRLVPGRHDIAFVEFENENQAGAARDALQGFKITPSHAMKITYAKK, encoded by the exons atgtccttcctgtgctgcgCACCCCAGATctggatgcagctctgcag TTTTGATTTTCTGATCAGTCCGAGATGGCTGTCACGCATCATACTTGTGTGTGCATATACCTGTATGAAAATACGTTTTTACATACCTTTATGTAATTGTGATTCCCTTGGAATGGTAGAATGGATGGCATTACAACTTCTTCACTACCTGAATCCTTCAG AGCTGAAGAGGTCCCTGTATGCGTTGTTCTCACAGTTTGGTCATGTGGTCGACATTGTGGCTTTAAAAACTATGAAGATGAGAGGACAGGCATTTGTTATATTTAAAGAACTTGGATCATCTACCAATGCTTTGAGACAGCTACAAGGCTTTCCGTTTTATGGGAAACCAATG cgTATTCAGTATGCAAAAGCAGACTCCGATATCATCTCTAAAATGCGTGGGACTTTTGCtgataaggaaaaaagaaaggaaaagaaaaaagctaaaaCTCTGGAACAGTCAGCAAATGCACCAAATAAAAAGGTTATCCAG GGAGCAACACAGAATTCAGCCAGTGCCTCAGGGACTACACCACAGAATCAG GTGCCTGATAACCCACCAAACTATATCCTTTTCCTGAATAATTTGCCTGAGGAAACAAATGAGATGATGCTGTCCATGTTATTTAATCA GTTTCCCGGATTCAAAGAAGTACGCTTAGTGCCAGGGCGCCATGACATCGCATTTGTGGAGTTTGAAAATGAGAACCAAGCAGGGGCTGCTCGAGACGCTCTCCAAGGATTCAAGATCACTCCATCTCACGCCATGAAAATCACTTATGCGAAGAAATAG
- the SNRPB2 gene encoding U2 small nuclear ribonucleoprotein B'' isoform X3: MKMRGQAFVIFKELGSSTNALRQLQGFPFYGKPMRIQYAKADSDIISKMRGTFADKEKRKEKKKAKTLEQSANAPNKKVIQGATQNSASASGTTPQNQVPDNPPNYILFLNNLPEETNEMMLSMLFNQFPGFKEVRLVPGRHDIAFVEFENENQAGAARDALQGFKITPSHAMKITYAKK, translated from the exons ATGAAGATGAGAGGACAGGCATTTGTTATATTTAAAGAACTTGGATCATCTACCAATGCTTTGAGACAGCTACAAGGCTTTCCGTTTTATGGGAAACCAATG cgTATTCAGTATGCAAAAGCAGACTCCGATATCATCTCTAAAATGCGTGGGACTTTTGCtgataaggaaaaaagaaaggaaaagaaaaaagctaaaaCTCTGGAACAGTCAGCAAATGCACCAAATAAAAAGGTTATCCAG GGAGCAACACAGAATTCAGCCAGTGCCTCAGGGACTACACCACAGAATCAG GTGCCTGATAACCCACCAAACTATATCCTTTTCCTGAATAATTTGCCTGAGGAAACAAATGAGATGATGCTGTCCATGTTATTTAATCA GTTTCCCGGATTCAAAGAAGTACGCTTAGTGCCAGGGCGCCATGACATCGCATTTGTGGAGTTTGAAAATGAGAACCAAGCAGGGGCTGCTCGAGACGCTCTCCAAGGATTCAAGATCACTCCATCTCACGCCATGAAAATCACTTATGCGAAGAAATAG